One segment of Synchiropus splendidus isolate RoL2022-P1 chromosome 4, RoL_Sspl_1.0, whole genome shotgun sequence DNA contains the following:
- the fam3c gene encoding protein FAM3C, with the protein MGVNERTTASLKRSSCVFRRQSDASCPSRTARTPAACSGAAAAVSLLQVGNCVSQRPKMFRASGVLKIGALVSAFFLVLFLAFQMLEINMDFKIGGGMARAAEDRHPTLTRRQKCDLSKACPAGHFSFKMASGAASVVGPRMCLEDKLVMSSVKNNVGRGINVALVDGVTGELNRTDSFDMWAGDVTPLIKFLKGIPDGTIVMMASFDDPATKLNDEARKLISDLGSTAINNLAFRDNWIFVGGKGIKTKSPFEQHIRNSADTNKFEGWPGVLEMEGCIPRRQ; encoded by the exons ATGGGTGTGAACGAGCGGACGACAGCGTCACTGAAGCGCAGCAGTTGCGTGTTTCGCCGTCAGAGTGACGCCTCCTGTCCGAGCCGCACCGCCCGGACTCCCGCCGCCTGCTCCGGTGCAGCTGCTGCCGTCTCGCTCCTCCAG GTCGGAAACTGTGTGTCGCAGCGGCCAAAGATGTTCCGGGCCAGTG GCGTGTTAAAGATCGGCGCTCTGGTCTCTGCCTTCTTCCTGGTTCTGTTTCTGGCGTTCCAAATGCTGGAGATCAACATGGACTTCAAGATCGGGGGTGGGATGG CCAGAGCTGCAGAGGACAGACACC CCACCCTCACTCGCCGGCAGAAGTGCGACCTCTCCAAGGCGTGTCCCGCCGGTCACTTCTCCTTCAAGATGGCCAGTGGAGCCGCCAGCGTGGTCGGGCCGCGCATGTGCCTGGAGGACAAACT AGTGATGAGCAGCGTGAAGAACAACGTGGGCAGAGGGATTAACGTCGCTCTGGTGGATG GTGTGACCGGCGAGCTGAACCGGACGGACAGCTTTGATATGTGGGCAGGAG ACGTCACTCCGTTGATCAAGTTCCTGAAGGGGATCCCAGACGGGACCATCGTGATGATGGCGTCGTTCGACGACCCCGCCACCAA GCTGAACGACGAGGCCCGGAAGCTGATCTCCGATCTGGGCAGCACGGCCATCAACAACCTGGCTTTCCGGGACAACTGGATCTTCGTGGGAGGGAAGGGAATAAAGACCAAGAGCCCGTTCGAGCAG CACATCAGGAACAGCGCCGACACCAACAAGTTCGAAGGCTGGCCCGGGGTCCTGGAGATGGAGGGCTGCATCCCCCGAAGGCAGTAG
- the si:dkey-159a18.1 gene encoding sortilin codes for MIWRLVVLTPLILLLRCADGSTTFRRTHRHASRSRRDVGSSSKVPRGPPFSSCLVPLTPEEHRVLDRSTHETGFHGDDGSYVILTWVGDETGVVLVLSTISAPIDSFLSGGSSRLYRSTDYGKSFHDISQRINHTFIKEEFGVSVGPGSSVILTADTPVVDHPGGIIFTSTDAGATFKFIQLPFHLAEPITYHFLNPDYLVALSIDGSLWLSLDFGAKWTKVHDGVHSFSWGGGVNLFFSCSKVDTVEADERGDLRLKRTNNLGKTFTTIHEDIYSFGYIGTFLFFSVMEDPRSPRVMYFSSDQGDTFSKALLPSASTEQFYSILDGDEDMLFMHVDLPGDTYFGTMYTSDDRGILFSKSLERHLFDGQRKSDFTNVTSLRGVYLTNKLDRDGRIRSVISFNRGGTWHQLSKPDNVDCAVDVKHCHLHVHGEHSRNNQVVPMLPLTEPSAVGLVLAHGSVGDALSSTQHPDVFVSSDGGYTWRGTLRGPHHYSILDSGGLIVAVEAQREGQVKTIKFSTDEGQCWKSYNFTEQPFFFAGLSSEPGTKAMNVSVWGFRPEDDGQPMWVAVTIDFQSLITRECGEQDYDEWLAHSTNGGTSEDDGCVLGVKETYRRLKKRSVCRNGRGYTVVKKRSSCPCTREDFLCDYGYHRHVNTSECVRESSVNKTLEACLEGEEDELLTAGYRKVPSDQCEGGFSPQLAVQTVIHPCGVKPSPDPAAGSDSAVTHFDTPRERLVLILVCAGAGVIVLIAVVSSVLAVRKVMHRNRIPAYRFSNLQLQDDHHSCAAEHESGNGTACLMTLS; via the exons ATGATCTGGAGGCTCGTGGTCCTCactcctctcatcctccttcTGCGATGCGCTGACGGGAGCACGACCTTCCGCCGGACGCATCGCCATGCCAGTCGAAGCAGGAGAGACGTCGGCAGCAGCTCAAAGGTCCCCCGTGGACCCCCCTTCTCCTCTTGCCTGGTCCCACTCACACCTGAGGAGCACAGAGTTCTGGACCGCAGCACGCACGAG ACAGGTTTCCACGGTGATGATGGCTCCTATGTGATCCTCACATGGGTAGGCGATGAGACCGGA GTGGTGCTGGTCCTCTCGACTATCAGCGCCCCGATCGACTCTTTCTTGTCTGGAGGCTCCTCGCGACTCTACCGCAG CACTGACTATGGGAAGTCCTTTCACGACATCTCGCAGCGCATCAACCACACTTTCATCAAGGAGGAGTTCGGTGTCAGTGTGGGGCCCGGGAGTTCC GTGATCCTGACCGCCGACACTCCGGTGGTGGACCACCCCGGCGGGATCATCTTCACCTCCACGGACGCCGGCGCCACCTTCAAATTCATCCAGCTGCCGTTTCACCTGGCGGAACCCATCACGTACCACTTCCTCAACCCGGATTACCTGGTGGCGCTCAGCATCGAC GGAAGTCTGTGGCTCTCCCTGGACTTTGGTGCCAAGTGGACCAAAGTCCATGATGGAGTGCATTCTTTCTCCTG GGGGGGCGGAGTCAACCTGTTCTTCAGCTGCAGTAAAGTGGACACGG TGGAGGCAGATGAAAGAGGAGATCTCCGGCTCAAGAGGACCAACAATCTGGGTAAAACCTTCACCACCATCCACGAAGACATCTACAGCTTTGGATACATCGGAacctttctcttcttctccgtCATGGAGGACCCG CGATCTCCTCGTGTCATGTACTTCTCATCAGACCAGGGAGACACGTTCAGCAAAGCTCTTCTGCCCTCTGCCTCCACTGAACAG TTTTACTCCATCCTGGACGGAGATGAGGACATGCTCTTCATGCACGTGGACCTTCCTGGAG ACACCTACTTTGGAACCATGTACACCTCTGACGACAGGGGGATCCTGTTTTCCAAGTCgctagagcgccatctattcgACGGGCAGAGGAAGAGTGACTTTACCAACGTGACGTCTCTGAGGGGGGTGTACCTCACCAACAAGCTGGACAGAG ACGGCCGCATCAGAAGCGTCATCTCCTTCAACCGAGGAGGCACGTGGCACCAGCTCAGCAAGCCTGACAACGTGGACTGCGCCGTGGACGTGAAGCAT TGCCACCTTCACGTCCATGGAGAGCACAGCCGCAACAACCAGGTGGTGCCCATGCTTCCCCTGACCGAGCCCAGCGCCGTCGGCCTGGTCCTCGCCCACG GAAGCGTGGGCGACGCTCTGTCCTCAACGCAGCACCCGGATGTCTTCGTCTCGTCGGACGGAGGGTACACGTGGAGGGGGACGCTCAGGGGGCCCCACCACTACAGCATCCTGGACTCTGGAGGGCTGATTGTGGCCGTGGAAGCTCAGAGAGAAGGACAAGTCAAGACCATCAA GTTCTCCACGGATGAAGGCCAGTGCTGGAAGTCCTACAACTTCACCGAGCAGCCATTCTTCTTCGCCGGTCTGTCATCTGAGCCCGGCACCAAGGCCATGAACGTCAGCGTTTGGGGCTTCAGGCCGGAAGATGACGGGCAGCCCATGTGGGTGGCCGTCACCATCGACTTCCAGAGTCTCATCACCAGAGAGT GTGGCGAGCAGGACTACGACGAGTGGCTGGCCCACTCCACCAACGGGGGGACCTCAGAAGATGACGGTTGTGTTCTGGGGGTGAAGGAGACGTACAGGAGGCTGAAGAAGCGCTCCGTGTGCCGGAACGGTCGCGGCTACacggtggtgaagaagaggagctCCTGCCCCTGCACCAGAGAAGACTTCCTCTG CGACTATGGCTACCATCGCCACGTGAACACGTCGGAGTGCGTGAGGGAGAGCAGCGTGAACAAGACCCTGGAGGCGTgtctggagggggaggaggatgaGCTTCTGACGGCGGG GTACCGGAAGGTTCCCAGCGACCAGTGCGAGGGGGGGTTCTCTCCCCAGCTCGCTGTCCAGACAGTGATACATCCTTGTGGAGTCAAGCCCAGTCCTGATCCAGCTGCCGGGTCCgactctgctgtgactcactTTGACACACCG CGAGAGCGGCTGGTGTTGATCCTGGTGTGTGCAGGGGCCGGAGTCATCGTCCTCATCGCCGTCGTCTCCTCTGTCTTGGCTGTGAGGAAAGTGATGCACCGGAACAG GATCCCGGCGTATCGCTTCTCcaacctgcagctgcaggacgACCACCACAGCTGCGCGGCTGAGCACGAGAGTGGCAACGGCACCGCCTGCCTCATGACCCTGTCCTGA